A segment of the Necator americanus strain Aroian chromosome IV, whole genome shotgun sequence genome:
aaggttGCTCTTCACAAGGCCGATGAGGCGAAAACTCGTCTTGGATGTGAATTAGCTCCACGATTAGCTGCAGGAAGggtgcttttttatttttataaccCCTTCTATATAACCCACTCTCACTGAATCGGTGGGCTTGTATTGTTGCCTGACGCGGTTACTCGCATCCTTCCTCAAATCGTGTCGTCCATGCAAAAGGCACAAACCTCGATATTCAGCAAGAACTCAGAaaacagaatccatccattcgtcactaCATATCTTGCGAGATTGGgagtctcgcctgaactgcatATCGAGACCGGCTGATTCGAATGCCTCAGATCGAAAATGTGCAGCAGTTCAGCtcgaaggcagcataccacgaatctgaggtggtgcggatttctggttgagtattcgtatacgcggtcgtagattatagagacgGGAGTGGTTCttctcatctctccctgcgtcactgcaaacagccgcctctagaattctgttttgtacgacaccatctattgcaacgctccactccTTGTGCCGCCTCCgccttgcgattcgtcgaaaatcagttCGAATTcggctgcaatagaaggcatcgtataAAACAGCGTTCAGGGACCGGCTGCTTgctgattcagggagagatgagcggaatcacctcgGAACTTTTTGCAATACCCAGGTAACTTCCGCCGTATAACTGTGCAATTGTCATGCTGTATAGTTAAGGGTTTATTCTACTGCGTGTGGTTGTATGTGTGTGAATGTGTGTGTTTGAATGCGTATGTTTGTATGTtgtttgtatgtatgtaattatcgtgctatataataacgggcttattctatCACGTGTACgtatgtcacgaaattccaaaaatggaTTGTGACGGGTCCTACACGGCATCGAGATGGCGCGCCGACGCCacaaagctataaaatagATTGTGAAGGGTTctacggcgtcgaaatggtgcgcaggCGTCATGGAGTGGTGAAATGGGGTGACATGGGTCCAACGGAGTGGAATTTGTGTGCCGTGGTACAgtagtatcgcgcagtaacttcaTGTGGATGTaacaaaaggtaaatgggacgttgcagccgttttaTATCCTTAGGGACTGCACGTGTTGCGTTGCACCTCCGGGTATCTATTTTCTGAACATTTGCTCCAAGTTGGTAGCAtcccttcttcagaaagtggaaacacccatgCAAACGACTGCTCAAGTGGTAGCCAGCAATTTACATAATCTGACGTGAGACGTTTTCGTCAGCAGTAGGATGATGTTCATGTCATTCtacgttaaaacatcattaaGTGAGAACAGTTTTggaaaatcaggaagaaaacctatacttcgagtaatgctttcaaattgtgtctgtTTCATATTGcaatcgaaggagtgtttgaagctgaagttggAATGTTTTCCAACGCGTTTGGAAACAAAACTGTGAAATCTGTTatctttaataataataaagaggaAGAGAGCGTTTCTAGAaaacacaagtctaatttcacagaatttttttttccattacatcagtctgaacgtccggctttagctggaCCTTTAGactggtgttcgcttcgctcctcTTCAGTGATCAAATTAGTATTACGCTGGACTgaaagtcttgtcaccatttgtaattttttcggCTTTATTTGTATCACTAAGCTTACgagaaattaatcaataatataattacCATTATTAATTACAACATTGTCCCACCTAATGGGCAGACCAGCGATCTCTTTCTTCCAGAACTGGGGAGACTGGGAATCGAAGAAGTCGCTAATTGTCCATTCTACTTCTTCAAACATGGTGAAGAATTCTAAGGTCGGAAAGCCCTGATGGGCCGGAATAAGTGGTAGTCTGAGGAGGCAAGGTTGGCAGAATAGGGGGGATGGGTCACCTGTCCCAGCCTCGCTCCTCCAGTTTTTTATGGGTCTCCTTAGCTACGATTCCTAGCGACATCGTGAAGGAGGTGCACCGAAGCTTTGTTTGGCCGTTTTTCTCGAACTGTTGATGCGAGCTTCTGGAGCTGACTAACGTGAATGGAACTGGTGAGGCCTTGTGGGAGCAGCtcataaaacagcattccCCTCGAGTCCCATAAGCAACAAAGGAGACACTTTTTGGGGTGCGGGTCCAATTTGGCTTGCGTCAGCGGGTCTTCTCCTCGAAAGTGCCACAATGGCACGGTGCGCGTTAGAGTGCGCGTTAGAGTCGTAGAGGACCTAACTCTCATCTCCAGTAATAAGATCTTCGAGAAACTCCTTTCGATGCGGGCGAAGAACGAGAGATTGACAGGTGGATACCCGGATAAACCGGGTACCATCCGTCAGGGTGTAAGGAATCCATCGAGCCAGCATTTTTCTATAGCCGAGAGGAACGACAAAATCGTACTGCTAAGGAAAACGTCTCACGTCATGTAAACTGCTGGTTACTActtaagcagtcgtttgcacgtgtgtttccactttctgaagaagggaTGCTATCAGCTTGGAGCAAACGTTCAGAAAATACATACGCGTAGTAGTCATAAATAAACGCAACACATGCAGTGTCCATGGATATGAAACACgtctcatttaccttttgcgacatccACGTTAAGTTACTGCACGATACTACTGTTTTTTGGCACAGCAATTCGACGCCATGGCACCCGTCTCCCcctattttatagctttcttgCGCCCGCGCATCAGttcgacgccgttggacccgtcgcatccctttttggaattttgtgacacacagaaaacaaacacacacaaatcCATACACACATGGAATAAGCGTTATTGTATATCGTGATGATTATTCTTATCTTCTAATTATtgtagagaaagagaagataaACTAATGCTTCGAATTATGTTTTGAAATTGTTACGGTGTCGAAGGAACATATTTATGTGTAGAATAAAGTTTAAGTtctctccaaatgtagtactgacGCTTTTTGGAAGAGAAGCGTGTAATGATCACTTCAATTAATTATCATTTCATTAAtgcttaaattaaaaataaagaacgCCATTCGTCCAAGCGTCGTTAGagaatacaaatattttattttacgaaAAACGCCACTACATCTAATTTCTATTTATCAGTGAAGAGAGATGAAGCGTGCACTTCAAGAAGTTTGATGACCTGGGTTAACCGAATGTTCAGACTAGTACAATTATGTAGCTTGTACGTACTCAGAGCGTATATTTAAATGCCTTGTTGCATCCAGTATGAGCAGGATCACCACATGCTTGGTGTGGTCTCGCCTTCTATATAGACGCatatattgttattttcaatTCGAATGGTTTCATCCGGTTTTAATGACTTATCAGATTACAGTTAAATAATTCACTTACAGTTGACTCTAGCAACTCGTCAGTTATTGTGGCAGAGCTGTGAGCAGGCTTCCAAGGGAGACTACCGTTCAGCTCTAGCTACTTGTGCCCAAATGGTCCGAGCAGGTGGAGATTTTGTGGAGGTAAATGCTCATACACTCACCCTTGTCGTGGCTATACACGCTAGAATTTGAGGTTTCCGCCTTCGTACCGGCGCTCAAGTCCTTATTCTCGCTAGCGCAGTCGACATTTGCCAGATGACGTGATTACTGCCATACTTTTCGCCAAAAATAGAGTTGTTTTCGTGGTTTGACATTTTACAAAAGgtttatttttgataatttgTTGGCCCTTTCCTTGTATTATAATAATCCGTGGAACCACGTGTGtaattacttttatttgttgagttgtttgtttttcgttcTAATAATTCTTGCTTGCAGATAATGTGCACCAACTGtggttttctttaatttcaatGTCAGTTGATAGTCGTGGGAATTCTTACGTGTGAAAGTGTCTTGCTTATGACTTGTACCATTTCATATAACAATTATCACTAGTAAACAGCTATTTGCATAtctgttttaaaaaagaattgttgTTGCTCTACGTCTACTTAGTACGAAAGATAAACAGGCTAAAATTGTTGCTATGTTTTTGAATAGATGTGGATCATCTCATGCTAACGTTTGtattagggcgggtgtggtgtagcggttagaggttccgctttctgcacgatcgatcggaggtccTAATCAGCCCTagagctcaccaagcctttcatcccttcggggtcgataaattggtaccagacttgtctgggaggataaaagcactgacttgacacatcggctagccaccgcaagtcattgtataggccagttacacgttcgtaaaccccaaacaattcttaattgaagtgaacgtggggcgcatcccaagcggattaattaacgccagaaactttatccatTTATCCTCTTTATATGGATCATCACTGCAAGATTCTAGGTTTGTATTCAAAACCATTGATGGGAATGAATACAGTTTAAAGATTGGATCCGCTTTCTTCACGCCCCTAAGAGAAACGAAAACGAGAAACATGTTGTTAGAGGATGGAGGCGATCCAATCAATGTTtgtgaccaaaaaaaaaatttgcaatttgCGCATTGCGATTTTGGTTTTGAGGCAGTGCATCACTAAGTTGACGAGATGTTGAGATGTTTACACGAATAGATGTGTAGTTAATGAGTTTGAGCGTGGTCACGCTCAAACTCATTAACACAATGACTTGATCGGCGGGCTGGTATTATAGCCTGGAACGGTTGCCCGCGTTTTCGAAggggtgtgtcgtccttgaacacagctttGCCCACCTTCACTATCTACTACTCGAACCGAATAcatccattcgtcactgttcCATATCCTGCCTGCGATTCGTGGCGTCTCACGCGACCTGCCTATCGACTTCGAATAAAACGAGAACTTCAGATCGACAAGACCCGGCAGTTCATCGTGAAATGGAGAGCTGTTATCAAAGATCCCTCTAGGTATTTGACCCATTCGGATTGGGCTTTGGTTGTGTACTGAACAACAACACCTTTTTTCAATACTTAACTTCCACCACATAACTTATAATTGCAATTACACGGTTATACGTACTCGTACATGCCTATGGAGTATGACTTCATTTGGTATAAACAAGGCCTtcacgagcaggtagcaatcagaatCACCCCTATTACGCATAGAAGTCCAAAAACATGTGAAAACGGTTGTTTGTGAAACAGTTGTGTGTCTCCCTAACGTTGCAACTTAAAGCGCAATAGAAAGTGGGCAACTCTGTCGTCGTTTAAAATCCGCATTTCAGTCATTGCAACTCAAGCAGCATAAGCCCTCTCAGCTGCTGTCTGCAGTCGTGGACACGCTGCGGACTGCCATCGTTCCATTCGTGATTGTTGCGTCGTTGGGAAACAGAACCCCACAAGGATTTTACCCCCGcttttttctgagtttcttGGGAGGATTAATGTTTACACTCTTACATCTCTATCCCTGGAGATATCCCAACATAGTCAATTTCGGAGTTCGCTAATTTTAACAGCAACTATAGGGTCCgtgtatacgagtctgattgctacctccACGTGGTGGCTATGCTTTAAATGagcgcaatcaggcgttcgagtgcaCACTTTGGAAACGTACGAAATCATATAACCTGCTGTTGTGGATGTCGGTACAGCCGAACACGAGTAGCTTTATTCAAAAGTCGAACACGGAGAAggaaacagaacaaaatatgTCGACATAAAAACAACAGGGTGGTCATATAAGAATGCAACGTATCCAACGCAGCTTTACTCTACGCGAATTACACGGTGAAATTCCCATCCTACAACACCTTTCCTTTCAAGTTATCTCGTATCGAGTTCTTCATGGGCCCACCTGTAGTCTGCGGCGGGGTCGTCGAAGACATTGCAGTCGTGGAGACGAATCGGCAGATGGCGTTGTACAATTATCCTTGCTCGCGGAATCGAGTAGTGGTAGGTCGAACACATCCAAGAAAGTGTTAGTCGCTGTTGTGCCGATCCTAGATCGCAACTGGTTTACGTCCCGAATCCACATTTCGCTTCCACAGCAAATAGTGTAGGTTGTTTTCCAacacgggggggggggggggggcaccgGCAATCCAAGTAGGTATCCCTGGCAAAAATCGCCTCGTTGATCTCAAAACTGCGGCGTCGTGCTCCATTTCGACGATTGAATTGAGATTCCATTTTGACATCTCGTGTACTGTTTGTGAGATCTCTAGAATGTTacctacttacttacttacttagatacttagatggcccgtcttcactgcacgtacgggccccagcatctcttccactcgtttcattccctcgccattgtcatcgaagaagttctcaagtttcgtgagtgacactgacgaggtccttgagccgtatccagctgacctctcagctggtccatccgtgtaacgaacacgtcaccccatctcgttggcggtctccctcgagggtgtttagcatctcttcggatccactctagcgttcttttagtccatctgtcgtcgattcttctcatgatgtgacccgtccatctatgttttgctttcgatacatgtTCCGTTAGTTCGCGAAGAcgagacattcctcttaagtagAAGCTGCGAAGAGCTGCAGGCTAGGtcttgtgtgcgccggttaaacttcagaaggcatctctcaagggctcggtgggtagtaagtagcttcctagacgtggcagtggtgtctgcccacgtcccgctgcgtaacagagcgctggaagaactgtcgagtcgaacagatgggcacgaagatcttggtccgtcagttggtccgtagcttccctgacggctgcgaatgctgcccatgctgctctcattcttctattcagttcttccttcaagtcgttttccatgttcatagaacgtccgagatatacgtatgacggagtttccacgatttgggagccttcaagttgtactcctccgtcctcgcagtgggcgttcttcatgaactgtgtcttctttctgtttattcgtagtcctattctcttccctgcttcgttcaattcgttgagcatcgtttctgcttcattggtactgctcgaaaagagaacgatgtcgtccgccaaacgaaggttcgagagaaatcctccatcaacacgtatgcccctttcttcccaggatagtgatttcattatccattgcaatgcagctgtGAACAGCTTCAGCGAtgtagtatcgccttgtcgtaccccctttccaaagGGTatctgtatcctagtcgtgcatcgatcatagcaattggctaatgtcctcacatacaatgcgtccacaccttgatcgaccagcgctgacagtattgtattcatttctacgctgtcaaaagctttctcatagtcgacgaagattagaacaaggggcaggcagtatacccggcaaacctctatgaccttcGACACAGTCTGGATGTgatccaagcagctgaacccctggtggaatccagcttgttcttgaggctgggcttcatctaGCGTCCTAGAAATGCGCGTAAGGATGAtattggtgaatactttgtataacacgttCAACAACAATATcagacggtagttccgaaggtcctctcggtcacctttcttgtGGATACGAACCGTTCGCAATGTCTTTGACTGGTTTCGGATCCTTTATTTCTGAAGGTAgtatgtcatgtgcgctgctaagattacatcaAGTGggtggccaccagcccgaagaaagtctgctgatataaaatcaggtccgggggctgtgccaggtttcatgctcttgatagcgtctcgcacttccgaagggagaattggtggtggagcttcaccagtggagatgatcgggcttgacacagaggttgatgaacggaaaaggttcgagtagaacctctccgtaatgatttccatctcacgacgagaagacgtgcgagtcctcgctcagcaaggctgctagcggaatattatattcgcggagatccctgcggcacttctttagactcgttcttctttgtgctgattccagaatcttcttctgcctgtatttcaaaagatcctcttgcaacgcttttctgcagctagtgtttgctactaatcgctcaatgtgcgatgcattcggatcaagcctcaaatcccttcttctttcaaacaatttcttggtggtcttcgaaattcgatccaagtttatcgtgcgcggcttcgaggcacactcagcacaggctcgtaatcctctgaacagcgtctcgtagtccacgtttgggtcctcctcgatgtgccagtcaccttgggacaaggagtcctcgagtatgcagtcgtcgtagacgacttcttttctctttcattgccgatagcagatgttcttttccatcgtgtggctaagtcgtattttcgcacgaaggagacggtgatcagaaccactacaagaggatggtactactgagacgtcaagtagacaccacctccggttggtgagtatgtggtcgatctccgcacgagtcatTGGGCGATTctcatgtccaccgacgatgatcttttttcatgaaaagagagatcccatgaaagaggcgagcggcggacaacagcccggcgagacgattgccattttcattccagtcccttagtccaaatcttccaatcctgtattcttcttctgtggcctttcctagctTTGCGTTGTAGTCTCctacaacgaatttgtagaaggacttctcgttgcggattacttcctccagctgcTCGTAAAACGCGTTCAATTCGGactcatcagctgctgatgttggtgagtagcagttgatgatactgatgtgTTTTtcgcgcagagggcggaggcgaagaatggccagacgaggtgacaggatctcgtgagaatcgacaggATGGACGACCGATGGGTGCACCAGAAAACCAAcgccgcctacatttcgcgacggaaccttctctccacgaatgacgagtgtaccgtcttTCAtttgtcgtacgtcgctccttctgcacttggtctcctgcagagcaatcacgtgaaatttgatacgctgtACAGAGAAGACGCTCTCTGAGAAGGGCATGCAAGTCaacgtctgtggacactgttctcgcgttatAAGATCACAGTCttagacagtctccatggcgagtcgtgtgTGTGTCGCCTttgtccagaatcaatgacgtcctgagcaacctgagatttgatcgcctctcaccggtcgccataccgtccgacgtctgagacggcaggccCCAGTGTACAGGGTACTGAGGTAGTGAATATGCTGTAGTgacaaaaagatttttccccaaactaagcagctctgccacggcgagcttagctttcaccacaggtcgtcgtccaacctatatggatcagggggccaccttgcgacattttgccaagacggtggtgaatcttagcagtggtttactcttagctaggcttccgattccgagaagtcggaatgtcggatgtgtcgaactccttctcagcttgggagaccctgtcGGAGGaagaacctccgctgtgcaccGCAGTTCCACGCCCAGaatcacctccacgccactatgaggcgggtAAGCCGTTGTGGAGGTAGCATTAGATCGAAATCCGTTCGCAGTCGACGCACGGCGAAAATAAGAGCGAGTGCGTCCTTTTCAATCTGGCTGTAGTTCTTCTGTGGTTGTGTCAGGCAACGGCTTGCGTGATTAATGACCTTCTCGCATCCATTTGCGGAGCGATGTGAGAGGGTTGCTCCCAGCCCGTAATTTGAAGCATCAGCGGCAAAGATGATCGGGAGACTTAGGTCAAAGTGGATCAACAGGAGATTCGAGCTTAGGATTGCTTTAATCTTGTCGAAGGAAGAGTCACTCCGGTGTCCGTGTGTAAACAACATCCTTTTTTGTAAGTGTCCAAAGGAGCGCGTAGATTGTGTAGATCCTTGATGAAGTTTCCGTAGAAATTGATGAGTCCTAGAAAAAAGCGAAGTTGATTGACGTCCTTCGGAGCGGGCATCTTCTGGATAGCTTTGATCTTTTCTGGATCGGGGCGTCGTCATTGTGCGTTGATGATGAACCCAAGGTAGGTTATCTCCGTCTGCAGGAAAGCACATTTGTCGAGTCGAAGGCGTAATCCGTAGTCTTGAATCCGCTTGAATACGGCCTCAAGTCGGGCATTGTGTTCGCCGATGGTTCTACCAGTAACCAATATGTTGTTGAGATAGGCGGCGGTTCTATCTACTCCAGCGATAAGCGACAATCTACATTGCTGGAATATACCAAGAGCTGGTTTCACTCCAAATGGTAGTCGGTTGAAGCGATACAGTCCACGGTGCGCGTTGATAGTGAGTAGCCACTTTGAGACGTCGTCAACTTCCAATTGGAGATATGCTTCGGCTAAGTCGAGCTGTGAAAAGTAGCCTCCTCCGTTGAGTTTCGTGAATGTGTCCTCTGGGCTTGGAAGCGGATGCTGGTTTCGTTCCAGTGCCTCGTTCAGTCCTTTTGAGAAGTCTGCGCAGAGGCGGATTGGTCCATTTTTCCTCTGAACGACGTGTATAGACACAATTCGATCGATTTCGGTTGAAATCCTTGGCATAACTGGCATAACTTTGACTTGGTACAACATCGTAACGTAACAGTCCAGGAGCGAAAACTGCTGGAAACTTCTTCCTCAGGTGCGTTGCGAGAGAAGTGCAGATGGAGCCTTCTGTCAGGTGACGAAACAGTGGCTCGTGTTGGGCGATCCTCTCCAAGCCCAACAGCGCCGGCGTGAGCTGCATGGCAAGTACTATATCCTCGATGACTATCAATGATTAAGTTGCATTCGTAGCATCTCCGAACATTAATCGGTTCGTTGTTGGCAGACTTCAGTGTCAGACGGGTTGGTTACAGCTTCGCTCGGCCCATGGCGGTCCAGTCTGGTGTGCTCAGCAATTTTACGTCTGCTGCAGTGTCAAGAAGCATGCGTACTTTCTTCCCACCAATCTGTATTCTACTGTAGATGCGGTTTACAGCGACGTTGCCATGAGTCGAAGCGATAGCGATGGTGTTGGCAGATTTccgcttcttcttctccaggaaatttttcagaatccTCGCTTGTGTCCAGAGCGTCTGCAGTCGTGGCATCTCTTCTTCACGAATGTGCAATCTCTAGACCAGTGATTGGATCCGCACCGAAAACAAGGTGATGGCGGCTCACGATTTCGACTTTTCACGACGTTGAAGTGCGGTAGACTTGGTCGATCGAGGAGTGCGGCATCCTGACGAATCCTGAGAAAGTGCTGAACTTTGGCGGCAAGCTCTTTTAGCATAGTTTGAGAGTTGACCTCTATCTTGCGAAGGGCACGAACACGAACATCGGCATCCTGTGGGGCGACAAGTCCACATATCCATACGAGACATTTCATCTGCTCAGGTGTGACGTCGTCAAACTCAGCCATGGCATGGCGCTGATTGACCAATCCGGTGTAGTTGCGaagattttcctcatttcgttGTTTCTTGAGGTAGGCGTATCGTCTTGCGAATACTGACGTATTATGTCCAAGCAATTCCTTCTGAGCAGCCAAGGTGTCGTTAAGGGGACATCGCATGCCCTTTTAGGAAGAATGTGGTTTGTGAAACTGTATATGTGACGCCGTCGAGTTTGGAGACGATTAGTCGAGCTTTTGCTGCATCGTCCAGACGTCTTCGTAAGTTGTACCAGACCTCGAATGTACAACCATTGTCCAGACCGTACACGAACTCAGTCAACCGTGTCGATAGAGAATTTGTGACGAATTAGGCCGTGGCGACGGGTGCTGTTGGAAAGGCTGAGTGTGATGCGAAGGCCATCTTTTCCACACGCTTCATCAGCTCGGTGAACATTTGCTACTGTTCCATGGTTTGGGCTTCCAAGATGGTACTGCCTTAGCCGAGTGAGTGTCTACTCAGCAGTTCGGCCAGGCAAAAAGGTTGGGGCCGGTTTTTAACTTGACCCTCAGTTCCACTGGGCTTGAAGGCCGACCTAGAGTCCTTATACCAAAAATGGACTTCACCAGCAATTCGACCGGGCTTGGAGCCGGGGTCGGAGTTCTGGAGCAGAAATCGACTCGACCAGCAGTTCGACCGGGCTAGGAGCCGGGGCTG
Coding sequences within it:
- a CDS encoding hypothetical protein (NECATOR_CHRIV.G15120.T1) encodes the protein MSRLRELTEHVSKAKHRWTGHIMRRIDDRWTKRTLEWIRRDAKHPRGRPPTRWGDVFVTRMDQLRGQLDTAQGPRQCHSRNLRTSSMTMARE
- a CDS encoding hypothetical protein (NECATOR_CHRIV.G15121.T1), which codes for MEIITERFYSNLFRSSTSVSSPIISTGEAPPPILPSEVRDAIKSMKPGTAPGPDFISADFLRAEIKDPKPVKDIANGSYPQERTLDEAQPQEQAGFHQGFSCLDHIQTVSKVIEVCRVYCLPLVLIFVDYEKAFDSVEMNTILSALVDQGVDALYVRTLANCYDRCTTRIQIPFGKGVRQGDTTSLKLFTAALQWIMKSLSWEERGIRVDGGFLSNLRLADDIVLFSSSTNEAETMLNELNEAGKRIGLRINRKKTQFMKNAHCEDGGVQLEGSQIVETPSYVYLGRSMNMENDLKEELNRRMRAAWAAFAAVREATDQLTDQDLRAHLFDSTVLPALCYAAGRGQTPLPRLGSYLLPTEPLRDAF
- a CDS encoding hypothetical protein (NECATOR_CHRIV.G15122.T1), with amino-acid sequence MPFSESVFSVQRIKFHVIALQETKCRRSDVRQMKDGTLVIRGEKVPSRNVGGVGFLVHPSVVHPVDSHEILSPRLAILRLRPLREKHISIINCYSPTSAADESELNAFYEQLEEVIRNEKSFYKFVVGDYNAKLGKATEEEYRIGRFGLRDWNENGNRLAGLLSAARLFHGISLFMKKDHRRWT
- a CDS encoding hypothetical protein (NECATOR_CHRIV.G15123.T2), producing MPRISTEIDRIVSIHVVQRKNGPIRLCADFSKGLNEALERNQHPLPSPEDTFTKLNGGGYFSQLDLAEAYLQLEVDDVSKWLLTINAHRGLYRFNRLPFGVKPALGIFQQCRLSLIAGVDRTAAYLNNILVTGRTIGEHNARLEAVFKRIQDYGLRLRLDKCAFLQTEITYLGFIINAQ
- a CDS encoding hypothetical protein (NECATOR_CHRIV.G15123.T1) — protein: MLYQVKVMPVMPRISTEIDRIVSIHVVQRKNGPIRLCADFSKGLNEALERNQHPLPSPEDTFTKLNGGGYFSQLDLAEAYLQLEVDDVSKWLLTINAHRGLYRFNRLPFGVKPALGIFQQCRLSLIAGVDRTAAYLNNILVTGRTIGEHNARLEAVFKRIQDYGLRLRLDKCAFLQTEITYLGFIINAQ
- a CDS encoding hypothetical protein (NECATOR_CHRIV.G15124.T2), giving the protein MRCPLNDTLAAQKELLGHNTSVFARRYAYLKKQRNEENLRNYTGLVNQRHAMAEFDDVTPEQMKCLVWICGLVAPQDADVRVRALRKIEVNSQTMLKELAAKVQHFLRIRQDAALLDRPSLPHFNVVKSRNQEMPRLQTLWTQARILKNFLEKKKRKSANTIAIASTHGNVAVNRIYSRIQIGGKKVRMLLDTAADVKLLSTPDWTAMGRAKL
- a CDS encoding hypothetical protein (NECATOR_CHRIV.G15124.T1), with product MRCPLNDTLAAQKELLGHNTSVFARRYAYLKKQRNEENLRNYTGLVNQRHAMAEFDDVTPEQMKCLVWICGLVAPQDADVRVRALRKIEVNSQTMLKELAAKVQHFLRIRQDAALLDRPSLPHFNVVKSRNREPPSPCFRCGSNHWSRDCTFVKKRCHDCRRSGHKRGF